The following coding sequences lie in one Mycteria americana isolate JAX WOST 10 ecotype Jacksonville Zoo and Gardens chromosome 13, USCA_MyAme_1.0, whole genome shotgun sequence genomic window:
- the SBNO1 gene encoding protein strawberry notch homolog 1, which produces MVEPGQDLLLAALSESGISPNDLFDIDSPDVVLANPAPTPAVQQSVPLSALELGLETEATAAVKQEPETVSTPALLNVRQPPSTTTFVLNQINQLPTLGTTIVMTKTTPVTTTRQTITVAKIIQTSTTTRPSVAAPAVRNALTTTPSKDQIQLKDLLKNNSLNELMKLKPPPNIAQPVATAATDLSNGAVKKEASTKEVARIWINDIKMRSFSPTMKAPAVKEEEEPEEEDEEEMGHAETYAEYMPIKLKIGLRHPDPVVETSSLSSVTPPDVWYQTSISEETIDSGWLSALQLEAITYAAQQHETFLPNGDRAGFLIGDGAGVGKGRTIAGIIYENYLLGRKRAVWFSVSNDLKYDAERDLRDIGAKNILVHSLNKFKYGKISSKHNGSVKKGVIFATYSSLIGESQSGGKYKTRLKQLLHWCGEDFDGVIVFDECHKAKNLCPVGSSKPTKTGLAVLELQNKLPKARVVYASATGASEPRNMAYMNRLGIWGEGTPFREFSDFIQAVERRGVGAMEIVAMDMKLRGMYIARQLSFSGVTFKIDEVLLSQEYVKMYNKSVKLWVSARERFQQAADLIDAEQRMKKSMWGQFWSAHQRFFKYLCIASKVKRVVQLAREEIKNGKCVVIGLQSTGEARTLEALEEGGGELNDFVSTAKGVFQSLIEKHFPAPDRKKLFSLLGIDLTAQSNNNSPRDSPCKENKIKKRKGEEISREAKKARKTGGLAGSSSDESESESDASDNEESDNESSRFLSSGDDDDFNPFRDESSEDDEDDPWLIRKEHKKNKDKKKKKSIDPDSIQSALLASGLGSKRPSCFTSTVGTTTSSTNTSANSNTNSSFVTSQDAVERAQQMKKELLDKLEKLAEDLPPNTLDELIDELGGPENVAEMTGRKGRVVSNDDGSISYESRSELDVPVEILNITEKQRFMDGDKNIAIISEAASSGISLQADRRAKNQRRRVHMTLELPWSADRAIQQFGRTHRSNQVTAPEYVFLISELAGEQRFASIVAKRLESLGALTHGDRRATETRDLSRFNFDNKYGRNALEIVMKSIVNLDSPMVSPPPDFPGDFFKDVRQGLIGVGLINVEDRSGILTLDKDYNNIGKFLNRILGMEVHQQNALFQYFSDTLNAVIQNAKKNGRYDMGILDLGSGDEKVRKADVKKFLTPGYSTSGHVELYTISVERGMSWDEATKIWAEQTGPDDGFYLSLQIRNNKKTAILVKEVNPKKKLFLVYRPNTGKQLKLETCADLKKKYKKVPSEDALPHWLEQYNSSADTCTHAYWRGNCKKAGLGLVCEVGLRCRTYYVLCGSVLSVWTKVEGVLASVSGTNVKMQIVRLRTEDGQRIVGLIIPANCVSPLVNLLSTSDQSQQLAVQQQQIWQQHHPQSITNFNNA; this is translated from the exons ATGGTGGAGCCAGGACAAGATCTGTTGCTTGCTGCTTTGAGTGAGAGTGGAATCAGTCCAAATGATCTATTTGATATTGACTCGCCGGACGTGGTTCTTGCAAATCCAGCACCAACTCCAGCTGTTCAGCAG tcagtGCCGCTTAGTGCGTTAGAACTAGGCTTGGAGACTGAGGCCACAGCTGCTGTGAAACAAGAACCAGAGACTGTATCAACTCCAGCCTTATTAAATGTTCGG CAACCACCATCCACCACAACCTTTGTGCTGAATCAAATAAATCAGCTTCCAACTTTGGGGACTACAATAGTGATGACAAAAACAACACCTGTTACAACTACAAGGCAGACTATCACTGTAGCAAAAATCATTCAGACCAGCACAACCACTCGACCCTCGGTTGCAGCACCAGCAGTACGGAATGCCTTGACCACTACACCTTCGAAGGACCAGATTCAGCTGAAAGATCTGCTAAAGAATAATAGTCTTAATGAACTCATGAAATTGAAGCCACCTCCTAATATTGCCCAACCAGTAGCAACAGCAGCAA CTGATCTAAGCAATGGTGCAGTGAAGAAGGAGGCTTCCACAAAAGAGGTAGCAAGAATATGGATAAATGATATTAAAATGAGAAGTTTTTCACCTACTATG AAAGCGCCAGCAgtaaaagaagaggaggaacccgaggaagaagatgaagaagaaatggGCCATGCAGAAACTTACGCTGAGTATATGCCAATAAAAT TAAAAATTGGTCTACGTCATCCTGACCCAGTAGTGGAAACCAGCTCATTATCCAGCGTAACTCCTCCTGATGTGTGGTACCAGACATCAATATCAGAAGAAACAATTGATAGTGGCTGGTTGTCAGCTTTGCAACTTGAAGCAATCACTTACGCAGCCCAG CAACATGAAACATTCCTGCCCAATGGAGACAGAGCTGGATTCTTGATAGGTGATGGTGCTGGTGTAGGAAAAGGAAGGACCATAGCTGGAATAATCTATGAAAATTACTTGTTAGGCAGAAAAAGAGCAGTCTG GTTTAGCGTGTCAAATGATCTGAAATACGATGCTGAAAGAGATTTGAGAGATATTGGAGCAAAAAACATATTGGTTCATTCATTAAACAAG TTCAAGTATGGGAAAATTTCTTCCAAACATAATGGAAGTGTGAAGAAAGGTGTCATCTTTGCTACCTATTCTTCTCTTATTGGTGAAAGTCAGTCTGGTGGTAAATACAAAACCAGATTAAAGCAGCTTCTTCACTGGTGTGGTGAAGACTTTGATGGAGTT ATTGTATTTGATGAGTGTCATAAAGCTAAGAATCTGTGTCCTGTTGGTTcatcaaaaccaacaaaaacaggTCTGGCTGTATTGGAACTTCAAAATAAACTTCCAAAAGCCAGGGTTGTTTATGCTAGTGCCACAG GTGCATCTGAGCCAAGAAATATGGCATATATGAACCGTCTTGGAATATGGGGTGAAGGAACTCCATTTAGAGAATTCAGTGATTTTATTCAGGCTGTTGAAAGAAG aGGTGTTGGTGCCATGGAAATAGTTGCTATGGATATGAAGCTGAGAGGAATGTACATAGCAAGACAGTTGAGTTTTTCAGGTGTAACTTTCAAAATTGATGAAGTTCTGCTTTCACAGGAATATGTTAAAATGTACAATAAATCTGTGAAACTG tgggTCAGTGCTAGAGAGAGGTTTCAACAAGCAGCTGATCTTATCGATGCAGAACAACGAATGAAAAAGTCTATGTGGGGTCAGTTTTGGTCAGCTCATCAGAGGTTTTTCAAGTACCTGTGCATAGCATCGAAAGTGAAGAGAGTGGTGCAGCTAGCCCGGGAAGAAATCAAGAATGGGAAA TGTGTTGTTATTGGCCTGCAGTCAACAGGAGAAGCAAGGACATTAGAAGCTTTGGAGGAAGGTGGTGGTGAACTGAATGACTTTGTTTCTACAGCAAA aggAGTATTCCAGTCTCTTATTGAAAAGCACTTTCCAGCTCCTGACAGGAAGAAGCTGTTTAGCTTGTTGGGAATTGACTTGACTGCTCAAAGTAATAACAATTCACCCAGAGACAGCCCTTGCaaggagaacaaaataaagaaacgGAAAG GTGAAGAAATAAGCAGAGAAGCCAAAAAAGCTCGCAAAACAGGTGGCCTTGCAGGTAGCAGCTCTGATGAGAGTGAAAGTGAGTCTGATGCTTCAGACAATGAAGAAAGTGACAATGAGAGCTCCCGGTTTTTGAGTTCTGGAGATGATGATGACTTCAACCCATTCAGAGATGAATCCagtgaagatgatgaagatg aTCCCTGGTTAATTAgaaaagagcataaaaaaaataaagacaagaaaaagaagaaaagtatagACCCAGATTCTATTCAAAGTGCCTTACTAGCTTCTGGTCTCGGATCAAAACGACCTAGCTGTTTTACTTCCACTGTTGGTACCACCACTTCTAGTACTAACACGTCAG CAAACAGTAACACAAACAGCAGCTTTGTAACAAGTCAGGATGCTGTTGAAAGGGcccaacaaatgaaaaaagaactgCTCGATAAACTGGAAAAGCTGGCTGAAGATCTTCCACCTAATACACTGGATGAGCTTATAGATGAACTGGGTGGTCCTGAAAATGTTGCAGAG atgacagGCCGCAAAGGGAGAGTTGTAAGCAATGATGATGGCAGCATATCTTATGAGTCAAGATCTGAACTCGATGTGCCCGTTGAAATTCTCAACATCACGGAAAAGCAGAGGTTCATGGATGGAGATAAG AACATTGCCATAATCTCGGAGGCTGCCAGCTCTGGTATATCATTGCAAGCAGACCGTAGAGCTAAGAATCAGAGACGGAGAGTTCACATGACTCTCGAGTTGCCGTGGAGCGCGGATAGAGCAATACAGCAGTTTG GAAGAACTCATAGATCCAACCAAGTGACTGCTCCAGAGTATGTGTTCCTAATTTCTGAATTGGCAGGAGAGCAAAGATTTGCATCTATAGTTGCAAAAAGACTGGAGAGCTTG GGAGCCCTCACCCATGGTGACAGACGGGCTACGGAAACCCGAGACCTCAGCAGATTCAATTTTGACAACAAG TATGGGAGAAATGCTTTAGAGATTGTTATGAAATCCATTGTGAACTTAGACTCCCCAATGGTCTCACCTCCTCCTGATTTTCCTGGAGACTTCTTCAAAG ATGTTCGTCAGGGATTGATTGGTGTAGGCTTGATAAATGTAGAAGACAGATCTGGAATACTAACGCTTGATAAAG ATTATAACAATATAGGGAAATTTCTGAATAGAATTCTTGGTATGGAAGTACATCAGCAGAATGCTTTATTCCAGTACTTTTCTGACACGTTAAATGCAGTTAttcaaaatgctaaaaagaaTGGAAGATACGATATGGGCATCTTAG ATTTGGGCTCTGGAGATGAGAAAGTAAGAAAGGCAGATGTTAAGAAGTTTTTAACTCCCGGATATTCTACCTCTGGACATGTAGAACTATACACA ATCAGTGTAGAGAGAGGAATGTCTTGGGACGAAGCAACTAAGATCTGGGCAGAACAGACAGGTCCAGATGATGGATTTTATTTATCATTACAG ataagaaataacaagaaaactGCTATTCTAGTAAAAGAAGTGAATcctaaaaagaagctttttttagTATACAGACCAAATACTGGGAAACAACTCAAACTAGAAACATGTGCagacctgaaaaagaaatataagaag GTACCTTCTGAAGATGCTCTGCCACACTGGTTAGAGCAGTACAATTCTTCTGCGGATACCTGCACCCATGCTTATTG gagaggcaaTTGTAAGAAGGCAGGCTTGGGATTAGTTTGTGAAGTGGGACTCCGTTGTCGGACTTACTATGTCTTGTGTGGTTCAGTATTGAGCGTCTGGACAAAAGTAGAAGGCGTTCTAGCCTCTGTGAGTGGtacaaatgtgaaaatgcaaataGTTCGTCTAAGAACAGAAGACGGGCAGAGGATCGTAG GTTTGATCATTCCTGCAAATTGTGTATCGCCCCTTGTAAACCTCCTGTCAACATCAGACCAGTCTCAACAGCTTGCAGTACAACAGCAGCAGATATGGCAGCAGCATCACCCGCAAAGCATCACCAATTTCAACAACGCATAA